In the genome of Deinococcus psychrotolerans, one region contains:
- a CDS encoding phenylacetic acid degradation protein, giving the protein MTGADAQSQEAQAPDTQTPDTQWPRWEIFKQDTASKVHQAVGSVHATDPDHALFTARSVFARRPAAVSLWAVREQDISSVTREELDNGGRLPDASGETQPYKIFGKKNHKRSMTFVDELGMLEAASPQAALEAAQSQFGDGLLAWWIIPASAFVGSPEDTETVESWFAPAKDKTYKQQSAYGVVGKHVSERNPKAKA; this is encoded by the coding sequence ATGACTGGCGCGGATGCCCAATCTCAAGAGGCTCAAGCTCCAGATACCCAGACCCCAGATACACAGTGGCCCCGCTGGGAAATCTTCAAGCAAGACACGGCAAGCAAGGTGCATCAGGCGGTGGGCAGCGTTCACGCCACCGACCCCGATCACGCCCTCTTCACCGCCCGCAGCGTATTCGCTCGGCGTCCGGCGGCGGTGAGCTTGTGGGCCGTGCGGGAACAAGACATTTCTTCTGTGACCCGCGAGGAATTGGACAACGGGGGGAGGCTGCCCGACGCCAGCGGCGAAACCCAGCCTTACAAAATCTTCGGCAAAAAGAACCACAAGCGCAGCATGACCTTCGTGGACGAACTTGGCATGCTGGAGGCGGCGAGCCCGCAGGCCGCGCTGGAGGCCGCTCAAAGCCAATTTGGTGATGGATTGCTGGCGTGGTGGATCATTCCCGCCTCAGCGTTCGTGGGCAGCCCAGAAGACACCGAAACTGTTGAAAGCTGGTTCGCGCCCGCCAAAGATAAAACCTACAAGCAGCAGAGCGCTTACGGCGTGGTGGGCAAGCACGTCAGCGAGCGCAACCCCAAGGCAAAAGCATGA
- a CDS encoding SRPBCC family protein translates to MTNIQKSGFQEAARKAFFQGGNGGQMQDTERVAVGALGLGLLILGLGGGAGRRLLVGGLGLGLTAVAVRGSNPLATAIKVEQNNAGQTLISEAVTVNKNAAELYDVWRDLDKLPNLMSHLQSVVVLSEKRSRWTVKAPLGSVSWEAEITADEPGKRLAWASLPGSSIDNSGEILFRPAPGGRGSEVVVRLKYRAPLGTAGVVAARIAGQEPAQQLRDDLMRFKREQELGFAPTTQGQSSGRAGGAK, encoded by the coding sequence ATGACCAATATTCAGAAGAGCGGTTTTCAAGAAGCGGCCCGCAAGGCCTTTTTTCAGGGCGGCAACGGCGGCCAGATGCAGGACACCGAGCGGGTCGCCGTCGGTGCACTGGGCCTTGGCCTGCTGATTTTGGGCTTGGGCGGCGGCGCAGGGCGCAGGCTGCTGGTGGGAGGGCTCGGCTTGGGCCTGACTGCTGTGGCTGTACGCGGCAGCAATCCGCTGGCGACTGCCATCAAGGTGGAGCAAAACAACGCGGGCCAAACTTTGATCAGCGAGGCGGTCACGGTGAACAAGAATGCGGCCGAGTTGTACGACGTCTGGCGCGACCTCGATAAGCTGCCAAATTTGATGAGCCACCTTCAGAGCGTGGTGGTGCTGAGTGAGAAGCGTTCGCGCTGGACGGTCAAGGCTCCGCTGGGCAGCGTCAGTTGGGAAGCCGAGATCACCGCCGACGAGCCGGGTAAGCGGCTGGCTTGGGCCTCGCTGCCGGGTTCCAGCATCGACAACAGCGGCGAAATTCTGTTTAGGCCCGCACCGGGCGGACGCGGCAGCGAAGTGGTGGTGCGGCTCAAGTACCGTGCGCCGCTGGGCACCGCTGGGGTGGTGGCCGCCCGCATCGCCGGACAGGAACCGGCTCAGCAGCTCAGAGACGATTTGATGCGCTTCAAGCGCGAGCAGGAACTCGGTTTTGCGCCCACCACCCAGGGACAAAGCAGCGGCAGAGCGGGAGGCGCGAAATGA
- the paaA gene encoding 1,2-phenylacetyl-CoA epoxidase subunit PaaA, whose protein sequence is MTATLKIQANTDQHTETAEQHAAFEARIAGGEKIEPGDWMPAEYRRQLIRMISQHAHSEVVGMLPEGEWISRAPSLRRKLILMAKVQDEAGHGQYLYHAAETLGATREEMVDALLSGKAKYSSIFNYPTQSWADVGMIGWLVDGAAIKNQTMLAGCSYGPYSRAMVRICSEETFHHKQGKEMIVQYAAGTPEQRALAQDALTRWWWPSVMMLGPHDKDSTNSGVMSNWGIKTKSNDQVRQEYLNEHVPELLELGLTLPDADLHQDADGNWIHGPINWDEFWDVVKGKTGLNKERLATRNAAHDDGAWVREAMLAYGNRLRAQAAD, encoded by the coding sequence ATGACCGCGACCTTAAAGATTCAGGCCAATACAGACCAGCACACCGAAACCGCCGAGCAGCACGCCGCTTTCGAGGCCCGCATCGCTGGGGGCGAGAAGATTGAACCCGGCGATTGGATGCCTGCCGAGTACCGCCGCCAACTGATCCGCATGATTTCACAGCACGCCCACAGCGAAGTCGTCGGGATGTTGCCGGAAGGCGAATGGATCAGTCGCGCACCGAGCCTGCGCCGCAAACTGATTTTGATGGCCAAGGTGCAAGACGAGGCCGGTCACGGGCAGTACCTCTACCACGCTGCCGAAACGCTGGGAGCCACACGCGAAGAGATGGTGGACGCCCTGCTGAGCGGCAAGGCCAAATATTCCAGCATCTTCAATTACCCCACCCAGAGCTGGGCCGACGTGGGCATGATCGGCTGGCTGGTGGACGGCGCGGCCATCAAGAACCAGACCATGCTGGCCGGGTGCAGCTACGGCCCCTACTCGCGGGCGATGGTTCGCATCTGCTCGGAAGAAACCTTCCACCACAAGCAGGGTAAGGAAATGATCGTGCAGTACGCGGCGGGCACCCCCGAACAGCGGGCACTGGCCCAAGACGCCCTGACCCGCTGGTGGTGGCCCAGCGTCATGATGCTGGGGCCGCACGATAAAGACAGCACCAACAGCGGCGTGATGAGCAACTGGGGCATCAAGACCAAGAGCAACGATCAGGTGCGCCAGGAATACCTCAACGAGCATGTGCCGGAACTGCTGGAACTCGGCCTGACCCTTCCCGACGCCGACCTGCACCAAGACGCGGACGGCAACTGGATTCACGGCCCGATCAACTGGGACGAGTTCTGGGACGTCGTTAAAGGCAAAACCGGCTTGAACAAAGAGCGGCTGGCAACCCGCAACGCCGCGCACGATGACGGCGCGTGGGTACGCGAAGCGATGCTGGCGTACGGCAATCGATTACGGGCGCAGGCGGCGGACTAA
- a CDS encoding SulP family inorganic anion transporter, with protein sequence MTTRTPPNKPARFNFQQYKHEWLLNPRRDVLAGVVVALALIPEAIAFSIIAGVDPAVGLYASFIIAMVIAFIGGRPGMISAATGAMALLMTGLVKDHGLAYLFAATILTGVLQIVFGWARLARYLKFVPRSVMVGFVNALAILIFSAQLPQFVGANWQMYAMVAAGLAIIYLLPRVFKAVPSALVAIVALTLVSVFTGANVKTVGDMGVLPTSLPPFGLPQVPLTLETLGIIFPVALTLSLVGLLESLLTAQLVDERTDTTSDKNVESRGQGVANIVTGFFGGMAGCAMIGQSMINVTNGGRGRLSTFVAGAFLLLLILVLQPLLVQIPMAALVAVMIVVSVSTFDWSSLRTLRVFPKSESIVMLSTVAMTVLTRNLSLGVLVGVVLSALFFARKISQLSAVTHHDELDGSRIYHVSGQLFFVSTHDFVHQFDFVHDAEQPTSRITIDLTHAHFWDGSAVGALDKVMLKYQRLGVPASLVGLNDASATLIERLAVHDKPGALSGEVGH encoded by the coding sequence ATGACCACAAGAACACCACCCAACAAACCCGCCCGTTTTAATTTCCAGCAGTACAAGCACGAATGGCTCCTCAACCCGCGCCGCGACGTGCTGGCCGGTGTCGTGGTGGCACTAGCGCTGATTCCTGAAGCCATCGCCTTCTCGATTATCGCTGGTGTCGATCCGGCGGTGGGCCTCTACGCCTCGTTCATCATCGCCATGGTGATCGCCTTTATCGGCGGGCGGCCCGGCATGATCAGCGCGGCAACGGGCGCGATGGCTCTGCTGATGACCGGACTGGTCAAAGATCACGGCTTGGCCTACCTGTTTGCCGCCACCATCCTGACCGGCGTGCTGCAAATCGTGTTCGGCTGGGCCAGGCTGGCGCGGTATCTCAAATTCGTGCCGCGCAGCGTGATGGTCGGCTTTGTCAACGCGCTGGCAATCCTGATCTTCTCGGCGCAGCTTCCACAGTTTGTCGGGGCCAACTGGCAGATGTACGCGATGGTCGCCGCTGGCCTGGCGATTATTTATCTGCTGCCGCGCGTGTTCAAAGCTGTTCCCAGCGCTCTGGTCGCCATCGTGGCGCTGACGCTCGTCTCGGTATTTACCGGAGCCAACGTCAAAACGGTGGGTGACATGGGCGTTCTGCCCACTTCCCTGCCGCCGTTCGGTCTGCCGCAGGTGCCGCTGACCCTGGAAACACTCGGCATTATTTTTCCGGTGGCACTGACCTTATCCTTGGTCGGCTTGCTGGAAAGCCTGCTGACCGCCCAACTCGTCGATGAGCGCACCGACACCACCAGCGACAAGAACGTAGAGTCGCGCGGGCAGGGCGTGGCCAATATCGTCACCGGCTTCTTTGGCGGAATGGCGGGCTGCGCCATGATCGGCCAGAGCATGATCAACGTGACCAACGGCGGGCGCGGCAGGCTCTCCACCTTTGTGGCGGGGGCTTTTTTGCTGCTGCTGATTCTGGTGTTGCAGCCGCTGCTGGTGCAAATTCCGATGGCCGCTCTGGTCGCCGTGATGATCGTGGTCAGCGTCAGCACTTTCGATTGGAGCAGCCTCAGAACCCTGAGAGTGTTTCCCAAAAGCGAAAGTATCGTGATGCTCTCCACCGTCGCCATGACCGTGCTGACCCGCAATTTGTCGCTGGGGGTGCTGGTTGGCGTGGTGTTGAGCGCTCTGTTCTTTGCCCGCAAAATCTCGCAGCTCTCGGCAGTCACTCACCACGACGAGCTGGACGGCAGCCGCATCTACCATGTCAGCGGGCAACTCTTTTTTGTCAGCACCCACGATTTCGTGCACCAGTTCGACTTTGTTCACGACGCCGAGCAGCCTACCAGCCGCATCACGATTGACCTGACCCACGCCCACTTCTGGGACGGCTCGGCGGTGGGAGCGCTCGACAAGGTGATGCTGAAATATCAGCGCCTCGGCGTTCCGGCCAGCCTGGTGGGGCTGAACGACGCCTCGGCCACCCTGATCGAGCGCCTGGCCGTACATGACAAACCCGGAGCGCTGAGCGGCGAAGTGGGACACTGA
- the paaD gene encoding 1,2-phenylacetyl-CoA epoxidase subunit PaaD, which translates to MVSTFPAESAVWDALISVTDPEIPVVNIVEMGMVRGVEIVGGRATVRFTPTFSGCPALHVIRQDIERAVAPLGFETVSVETVINPPWSTDDITAPARAKLEQYGIAPPDPAGESDPFVTLELSPVSCPRCGSFDTRMTASFGSALCKRMYVCNACKEPFEGMKSV; encoded by the coding sequence ATGGTAAGTACATTCCCCGCTGAGAGTGCTGTGTGGGACGCCCTTATCAGCGTCACCGACCCTGAAATTCCGGTGGTCAACATCGTTGAGATGGGCATGGTGCGCGGCGTGGAGATTGTGGGCGGGCGGGCCACCGTGCGCTTCACGCCTACCTTTTCCGGCTGCCCCGCCCTGCACGTCATTCGGCAGGACATTGAGAGGGCCGTCGCGCCGCTGGGGTTTGAAACCGTCAGCGTGGAAACCGTCATCAACCCGCCGTGGAGTACCGATGACATCACCGCGCCCGCCCGCGCCAAGCTGGAGCAGTACGGCATCGCGCCGCCCGACCCGGCTGGCGAGAGCGACCCGTTCGTGACGCTGGAACTGAGTCCGGTCAGCTGTCCGCGCTGCGGCTCGTTCGACACGCGCATGACCGCTTCTTTCGGCTCGGCGCTGTGCAAGCGGATGTACGTGTGCAACGCGTGCAAAGAACCGTTCGAGGGAATGAAGTCGGTTTAG
- the paaC gene encoding 1,2-phenylacetyl-CoA epoxidase subunit PaaC: MTDLTAEQTQALIARLTTLADDDLLLSHRDAEWTGHAPILEEDIALANIAQDELGHAMGWLELRKTLDGSDPDVLAFRRGPEKFCNSALTELPKGDWAFTMVRQYLFDAWEALWQDAAKASPYGPLAQAAALALREKRFHLQHTALWVERLALGTPESEWRTREALNAVWPYALGLFEPLDGERSGIDAGLLPDPAQIKARWLPLVTAHFERCGLTPPNAVPVARGTHTEHLAPLLTEFQDVNRQYAEVTVW, from the coding sequence ATGACTGACCTCACCGCCGAACAAACCCAAGCCCTGATCGCCCGCCTGACCACATTGGCCGACGACGATTTGCTGCTCTCGCACCGCGACGCCGAGTGGACGGGCCACGCGCCGATTCTGGAAGAGGACATCGCGTTGGCCAATATCGCGCAGGACGAGCTGGGGCACGCGATGGGCTGGCTGGAACTCCGCAAAACATTGGACGGCTCCGACCCTGATGTGCTGGCTTTCCGGCGCGGCCCCGAGAAGTTTTGCAACTCGGCCCTGACCGAACTGCCCAAAGGTGACTGGGCCTTCACGATGGTGCGGCAGTATTTGTTTGACGCCTGGGAAGCTCTGTGGCAAGACGCGGCCAAAGCCAGTCCTTACGGCCCACTGGCTCAGGCAGCAGCGCTGGCTCTGCGCGAGAAGCGTTTTCACCTGCAACATACGGCGCTCTGGGTGGAGCGGCTGGCCCTCGGCACGCCCGAAAGCGAGTGGCGCACCCGCGAGGCGCTCAACGCCGTCTGGCCTTACGCGTTGGGCCTGTTTGAACCGCTGGATGGCGAGCGGTCGGGCATCGACGCTGGTCTGCTCCCCGACCCCGCGCAAATCAAAGCCCGTTGGCTGCCGCTGGTGACCGCCCACTTTGAGCGCTGCGGCCTGACTCCGCCCAACGCTGTGCCAGTGGCACGCGGCACGCACACCGAACACCTCGCCCCGCTGCTCACCGAGTTTCAGGATGTGAATCGCCAGTACGCTGAAGTCACAGTATGGTAA
- the paaZ gene encoding phenylacetic acid degradation bifunctional protein PaaZ, whose product MTQSPTLPRPIQVASLIQGQWHAATGGQEIRDAAYGQPIAYVSSEGVDFAAALKYGRDVGGRNLRKLDFHQRARLLRSLAAYLNERKAEFNALSHLTGATRRDNLVDVDGGIGTLFSYSSMARRDLPAQKFVLEDDINLLGKGGSFIGRHVLVPREGVAVHINAFNFPVWGMLEKIAPNLIAGVPAIVKPASQTAYVTEAVVRAIHESGLLPEGALQLISGSTGDLFEHLQEQDTVTFTGSAATASKLKVHPNIVRRSVPFNTEADSLNCIVLGQTVTPDAPEFALFVREVVNEMTSKAGQKCTAIRRVIVPRERVEDVTQAIRERLSGITMGDPSREDVRMGPLVGASQRDDVAEVLRQLKAESEVLIGDERPELLGGDWDSGAFMAPTLLLADQPLTNHTAHELEAFGPVATLMPYADLDEAAELARLGRGSLAASIVTHDRPEARELFFGMASTHGRILILNRDDAKESTGHGSPLPQLKHGGPGRAGGGEELGGLRAVKHYLIRTAIQADPTTLTAITGEYVRGAAVTDDGVHPFRKNFDELKVGDSLLTPRRTITESDVSAFAGLSGDRFYAHTDEIAAKDSLFGKRVAHGYLVLAAAAGLFVDPGVGPVLANYGLEGLRFTEPVGFGDTIRARLTVQSKTAKETREGETPTGVVKWHVDVTNQNDVLVATYSILTLVARSANGPAI is encoded by the coding sequence ATGACCCAATCCCCCACGCTCCCCCGTCCTATCCAAGTCGCCTCGCTCATTCAGGGGCAGTGGCACGCCGCAACAGGCGGGCAGGAAATCCGCGACGCCGCTTACGGCCAGCCCATCGCCTATGTATCCTCGGAAGGTGTGGACTTCGCGGCAGCCCTCAAATACGGGCGCGATGTCGGCGGGCGCAACCTCCGCAAGCTGGACTTTCACCAGCGGGCGCGGCTGCTGCGCTCTCTAGCGGCCTACCTCAACGAGCGCAAGGCCGAGTTCAACGCCCTCTCGCACCTGACCGGAGCCACCCGCCGCGACAACCTCGTCGACGTTGACGGCGGCATCGGCACGCTATTCAGCTATTCCAGCATGGCCCGCCGCGACCTGCCCGCCCAGAAGTTCGTGCTGGAAGACGATATCAATCTGCTCGGCAAGGGCGGCAGCTTCATTGGCCGCCACGTGCTGGTGCCGCGCGAGGGCGTGGCCGTGCACATCAACGCCTTTAACTTTCCAGTGTGGGGCATGCTGGAAAAGATCGCCCCCAACCTGATCGCGGGGGTTCCGGCCATCGTCAAGCCCGCCTCGCAGACGGCCTATGTGACCGAGGCGGTGGTGCGGGCCATTCACGAATCGGGCCTATTGCCGGAAGGAGCGTTGCAACTTATCAGCGGCAGCACCGGCGACCTCTTCGAACACTTGCAGGAGCAGGACACCGTGACCTTCACCGGCTCGGCGGCCACCGCCAGCAAGCTGAAAGTCCATCCGAACATCGTGCGCCGCAGCGTGCCGTTCAACACCGAGGCAGACAGCCTCAACTGCATCGTGCTGGGCCAGACGGTCACACCCGACGCGCCGGAATTTGCCCTGTTCGTGCGCGAGGTGGTCAACGAAATGACCAGCAAGGCGGGCCAGAAATGCACCGCCATCCGCCGGGTGATCGTGCCGCGTGAACGTGTGGAAGATGTAACGCAGGCCATCCGCGAGCGCCTCAGCGGCATCACGATGGGCGACCCCAGCCGCGAGGACGTGCGGATGGGGCCGTTGGTGGGCGCGTCCCAGCGCGACGACGTGGCCGAGGTCTTGCGTCAACTCAAGGCCGAATCCGAAGTCCTGATCGGAGATGAGCGTCCCGAACTGCTCGGCGGCGACTGGGACAGCGGCGCGTTCATGGCCCCGACCCTGCTGCTGGCCGACCAGCCCCTCACCAACCACACCGCCCACGAACTGGAAGCGTTCGGCCCGGTTGCTACGCTGATGCCCTACGCCGACCTGGACGAGGCCGCCGAACTCGCCCGCCTGGGGCGCGGCTCTCTGGCCGCCAGCATCGTCACCCATGACCGGCCCGAAGCCCGCGAGTTGTTTTTTGGCATGGCCTCCACCCACGGGCGCATTCTGATTCTCAACCGCGACGACGCCAAGGAATCCACCGGACACGGCTCACCCCTGCCGCAGCTCAAGCACGGCGGCCCCGGCAGAGCGGGCGGCGGCGAGGAACTGGGCGGACTGCGGGCGGTCAAGCATTACCTGATCCGCACTGCCATTCAGGCCGATCCCACCACCCTGACCGCCATCACTGGCGAGTACGTGCGCGGCGCAGCCGTCACCGACGACGGCGTTCACCCGTTCCGCAAGAATTTCGACGAGCTGAAGGTGGGCGACAGCCTGCTGACCCCGCGCCGCACCATCACCGAGTCGGACGTGAGCGCCTTCGCGGGCCTCAGCGGTGACAGGTTCTACGCCCATACCGATGAGATCGCGGCTAAGGACAGCTTGTTCGGCAAGCGGGTGGCGCACGGCTACTTGGTGCTGGCGGCGGCGGCGGGCCTGTTCGTCGATCCCGGCGTGGGGCCGGTGCTGGCCAATTACGGCCTGGAAGGACTCCGCTTCACCGAACCCGTCGGCTTTGGCGACACCATCCGCGCCCGCCTGACGGTGCAGAGCAAGACCGCCAAGGAAACGCGCGAAGGCGAGACGCCCACTGGAGTCGTCAAGTGGCATGTGGACGTGACCAACCAGAATGATGTGCTGGTGGCGACCTACAGCATCCTGACTCTGGTGGCGCGGAGCGCAAACGGGCCTGCCATTTAA
- a CDS encoding endonuclease domain-containing protein: MYSPRTSPSVEIARRLRRDLTPEERVLWTHLRSKQLGVTFRRQEPMGRYVADFVCYECDLIVEVDGSQHFNSEQDKTRDADMAEHGFETLRFWNNEVRENMNGVLERIQQSIKAKRP; this comes from the coding sequence GTGTACTCGCCTAGAACGAGCCCTTCTGTTGAAATCGCTCGTAGATTACGGCGGGATTTGACGCCGGAAGAGCGAGTGCTGTGGACACATTTGCGGAGCAAGCAGCTCGGTGTCACATTCCGCCGCCAGGAGCCGATGGGCCGTTATGTGGCGGATTTCGTTTGCTATGAATGTGACTTAATTGTAGAGGTTGATGGCAGCCAGCATTTCAACAGCGAGCAAGACAAAACTAGGGATGCAGACATGGCTGAACACGGTTTTGAGACGCTGCGATTCTGGAATAACGAAGTGCGAGAAAATATGAACGGTGTCTTAGAACGAATCCAGCAGTCCATCAAAGCCAAACGCCCATAA
- a CDS encoding zinc-dependent alcohol dehydrogenase, translating into MKAVLWQGTNHVSVETVPDPTLLLPSDAIVRVSSTAICGSDLHLLDGFIPSMEKGDILGHEFMGEVVEVGRDVKTLKVGDRVVIPFNIACGTCDYCQRGLFSACDNSNPNHRMAEALYGATSGGGLFGYSHLYGGYAGGQAQYVRVPFADVGGFKIETDLPDEQVLFLTDIFPTGYQAAENCNIVRGRDVVAVFGAGPVGQFAARSAQMLGAAKVIIVDRFPERLRLAAEAGIETINYEKEDVLIALKEATGGRGPDHVIDAVGLEAHGHGPGALLDTAQQKMKLTFDRITALRWAILSCAKGGTVSMPGVYGGLVDKLPLGAAFAKGLTFKMGQTHTHRYIRPLLAHIEAGDIDPSFVITHRAALADAPQLYKTFRDKHDGCIKVVLNPWGEAAQGVKQA; encoded by the coding sequence ATGAAAGCAGTTCTCTGGCAAGGCACCAACCACGTCAGCGTAGAAACCGTTCCCGACCCCACCTTGCTATTGCCCAGCGACGCCATCGTGCGGGTCAGTTCGACGGCCATCTGCGGCTCGGATCTTCACCTGCTCGACGGCTTTATTCCCAGCATGGAAAAGGGCGACATTCTCGGCCACGAGTTTATGGGTGAGGTCGTGGAAGTGGGCCGCGATGTTAAGACGCTCAAGGTCGGCGATAGGGTCGTCATTCCGTTTAATATCGCCTGTGGAACTTGCGATTACTGCCAGCGCGGGCTGTTCAGCGCCTGCGACAACTCCAACCCCAATCACCGAATGGCAGAGGCCCTCTACGGCGCGACCAGCGGCGGCGGCCTGTTCGGCTACTCGCACCTCTACGGCGGCTACGCGGGTGGACAGGCCCAGTACGTGCGGGTTCCGTTTGCCGACGTGGGCGGCTTCAAAATTGAGACCGACTTGCCCGACGAGCAGGTGCTGTTTTTGACCGATATCTTCCCCACCGGCTATCAGGCTGCCGAGAACTGCAATATCGTCAGGGGGCGCGACGTGGTGGCGGTGTTCGGCGCGGGGCCAGTCGGCCAGTTCGCCGCCCGCAGCGCCCAGATGCTCGGGGCGGCCAAGGTGATTATCGTTGACCGCTTCCCTGAGCGCCTGCGGCTGGCGGCCGAGGCCGGAATAGAAACCATCAATTACGAAAAAGAGGACGTGCTGATCGCCCTCAAGGAAGCCACCGGCGGGCGCGGCCCCGATCACGTCATTGACGCGGTGGGCTTGGAAGCGCACGGGCACGGCCCCGGAGCGCTGCTCGACACCGCCCAGCAGAAGATGAAACTGACCTTTGACCGCATTACGGCGCTGCGCTGGGCGATTTTGAGTTGCGCCAAGGGCGGAACCGTGAGTATGCCGGGCGTCTACGGCGGCCTGGTCGACAAATTGCCGCTGGGCGCAGCGTTTGCCAAGGGCCTGACCTTCAAAATGGGTCAGACGCACACCCACCGCTACATCAGGCCGCTGCTGGCGCACATCGAGGCAGGCGACATCGACCCCAGCTTCGTGATTACCCACCGGGCCGCCCTGGCCGACGCGCCGCAGCTCTACAAGACCTTCCGCGACAAGCACGACGGCTGCATCAAGGTGGTGCTCAATCCGTGGGGCGAGGCAGCGCAAGGGGTGAAGCAGGCTTAA
- a CDS encoding alpha/beta hydrolase family protein, with amino-acid sequence MAHTLKRPFALVLTVLLTCSASVSLAQTAPVMGSASYPGEVRPDAPALSARGQYAVGVRTISLVRKDVLDIAKAAAVSPAPNPLPRYDRPLTVEVWYPATLAADQSQMTSYTDYLGSGPGDPKHPVVAFQFPGHAARDAAPNAAGGKYPLVIFSHGYPGSRYLMSYLAENLASKGYVVASIDHTDSTNADKAAFASTLLNRPQDDQAVLDAVAALSTSGSGFLNNLVDANNMALLGYSMGGYGALNFAGAGFADQVLGFVPGNALTARQLGQFTVDPRLKAVVAFAPWGGDAAVKGIGVNSGAEFGFWNKEGLAAVKVPTLFLVGSQDDVAYYQNGVKPLFENAVNSDRYMVVYQNARHNAAPNPPPAASYSSIDDYTHYSEAVWDMQRLNNLNEHFVTAFLDYRLKGKTDEAAYLNVPTPIAQDGKYSRNADGTLKADDTYWKGFLNRTALGIELYHLNAK; translated from the coding sequence ATGGCTCACACGCTCAAACGCCCGTTCGCCTTGGTCCTCACCGTCCTGCTCACTTGCTCGGCCAGTGTCAGCTTGGCCCAGACCGCTCCCGTTATGGGCAGCGCGTCTTACCCCGGCGAGGTGCGCCCCGACGCTCCAGCCCTCAGCGCACGCGGTCAGTACGCGGTGGGTGTGCGAACCATTTCGCTCGTCCGCAAAGATGTCCTCGACATTGCCAAGGCTGCCGCTGTCAGTCCTGCGCCCAACCCCCTGCCGCGCTATGACCGACCGCTGACGGTGGAAGTCTGGTATCCGGCCACCCTCGCTGCTGACCAGAGCCAGATGACCAGCTACACCGATTACCTCGGCAGCGGCCCCGGCGATCCCAAGCACCCCGTGGTTGCGTTTCAGTTTCCAGGCCACGCCGCCCGCGACGCCGCTCCTAACGCGGCAGGCGGCAAATACCCGCTGGTCATCTTCTCGCACGGTTACCCCGGCAGCCGCTACCTGATGAGCTACCTCGCCGAGAACCTCGCCAGCAAGGGCTACGTGGTCGCCTCGATTGACCACACCGACAGCACCAACGCCGACAAGGCCGCGTTCGCCAGCACCCTGCTCAACCGCCCGCAAGACGACCAGGCCGTGCTGGACGCCGTGGCAGCCCTCTCGACTTCGGGCAGCGGCTTCCTGAACAATCTGGTGGATGCCAATAACATGGCGCTGCTCGGCTATAGCATGGGCGGCTACGGTGCGCTCAATTTCGCGGGTGCGGGCTTTGCCGATCAGGTGCTGGGCTTCGTGCCCGGTAACGCGCTCACAGCTCGGCAGCTCGGCCAGTTCACGGTTGACCCACGCCTCAAAGCGGTGGTGGCCTTTGCACCTTGGGGTGGAGACGCCGCCGTTAAAGGCATTGGAGTCAACAGCGGGGCCGAGTTCGGCTTCTGGAACAAAGAGGGGCTCGCCGCTGTCAAGGTGCCGACCCTGTTTCTGGTGGGCAGCCAAGATGACGTGGCTTACTACCAGAACGGCGTCAAGCCGTTGTTTGAAAATGCTGTCAATTCCGACCGTTACATGGTGGTCTACCAAAATGCCCGCCACAATGCCGCGCCTAATCCGCCGCCTGCGGCCAGCTACAGCAGCATCGACGACTATACGCATTACTCCGAAGCGGTCTGGGATATGCAGCGTCTCAACAACCTCAACGAGCATTTCGTGACGGCCTTCCTCGATTACCGCCTGAAAGGCAAAACCGACGAGGCCGCTTACCTCAACGTGCCCACTCCGATTGCCCAGGACGGCAAGTACAGCCGCAACGCCGACGGCACGCTCAAAGCCGACGACACCTACTGGAAGGGGTTCCTCAACCGCACCGCGCTGGGGATCGAGTTGTACCACCTGAACGCCAAATAA